The following are encoded in a window of Candidatus Stygibacter australis genomic DNA:
- a CDS encoding methyltransferase domain-containing protein, which produces MLKQGTYVISHKGLLYFLDEKGKRISYKPWLGDSVGFLYDLIMEKNIFPRKFGASIEKHYQILQEMMADIHGMKVLELATGSGSARHFLAKDNNYTGSDISVSLLRQAKRKIEKAGFKDSKFYVTSAENYMFEQNSFQVCLCILAINFLNDLNQLAQELSQILQPGGVFYCCVPVPERNKTGSLVRGNLYSEKELQEIFSKHNFVFEASTATNGSILYFQAIKKD; this is translated from the coding sequence ATGCTGAAACAGGGAACTTATGTCATCAGTCATAAAGGACTGCTCTATTTTTTAGATGAAAAGGGCAAGAGAATATCTTATAAACCATGGCTGGGAGACAGTGTGGGATTTTTGTATGATCTGATAATGGAGAAGAATATATTTCCCCGCAAATTTGGAGCAAGTATAGAAAAACATTATCAGATATTACAGGAGATGATGGCTGATATCCATGGTATGAAAGTTTTGGAACTGGCAACTGGTAGTGGAAGCGCTAGGCATTTTCTGGCAAAAGATAATAATTATACTGGTTCTGATATCAGTGTTTCTCTGCTGCGGCAGGCAAAAAGAAAAATTGAAAAAGCAGGTTTCAAGGACAGTAAGTTTTATGTAACCAGTGCCGAGAACTATATGTTTGAGCAAAATAGCTTCCAGGTTTGCCTCTGCATTCTGGCAATTAATTTTCTGAATGACCTGAACCAGCTGGCACAGGAATTATCTCAAATACTTCAGCCAGGAGGAGTTTTTTACTGCTGCGTACCAGTGCCGGAACGTAATAAAACAGGCAGCCTAGTGAGAGGAAACCTTTACAGCGAAAAGGAACTACAGGAAATTTTCTCTAAGCATAACTTTGTTTTTGAAGCCAGTACAGCAACCAATGGCTCAATATTATATTTCCAAGC